In Syntrophales bacterium, one DNA window encodes the following:
- a CDS encoding substrate-binding domain-containing protein has protein sequence MKLYLRYQILIFAIPLFVVSFFTGAASASSKETLIITGTGSSIGTMQLMAKGFQKKYPNVNVDVLPSIGSSGGIKAVRKGKIDIGLSNRLLRPEERSTEIIEEPYGRTAFIFGVRDSNPAKGFTLAEIEEIYAVKRKNWPDGTPIRLILRPVGDTFSVCLASINPGLKSASKKAHSIPGVFVGNTDQEAAVQIEKTPGSLGTTSSSVVAAEKRKIKALSVDGVAPTLSNVSAGKYPYAMTLSLIYKRDKCRGAVKDFIEFVFSRDGQKILSDNGHVILQRITGK, from the coding sequence TCGCCATCCCTCTGTTTGTAGTATCTTTTTTTACAGGCGCCGCTTCCGCGAGTTCCAAGGAAACCCTGATTATTACCGGTACAGGATCGAGCATAGGCACAATGCAACTGATGGCGAAGGGTTTTCAGAAGAAGTACCCCAATGTAAACGTCGATGTACTACCCAGTATCGGCAGCTCAGGAGGCATCAAAGCGGTAAGGAAAGGGAAGATTGATATAGGGCTGTCTAACCGTCTCCTCAGGCCGGAAGAACGGAGTACGGAAATCATCGAAGAGCCCTATGGTCGCACTGCCTTTATCTTCGGGGTGCGGGATTCAAACCCAGCCAAAGGTTTCACGCTTGCGGAAATAGAAGAAATATATGCAGTAAAGCGCAAGAACTGGCCCGATGGAACGCCTATCAGGCTTATCCTTCGTCCCGTGGGTGACACTTTTTCAGTCTGTCTGGCGAGCATCAATCCCGGTTTAAAGTCGGCGTCTAAGAAGGCTCACTCCATTCCCGGCGTATTTGTCGGTAACACTGACCAGGAAGCGGCCGTGCAAATCGAGAAGACGCCCGGTTCATTAGGTACAACCAGTAGCTCTGTAGTAGCAGCAGAGAAACGAAAGATTAAGGCCCTCTCCGTCGATGGGGTAGCCCCCACGCTCTCCAATGTCTCCGCCGGCAAATATCCCTACGCAATGACATTGTCTTTGATCTACAAAAGGGATAAATGCAGGGGTGCAGTTAAAGACTTTATAGAATTCGTTTTTTCCAGGGACGGTCAAAAGATTCTCTCTGATAACGGTCATGTGATTTTACAGCGGATAACCGGAAAGTGA
- a CDS encoding PAS domain S-box protein: protein MSFSSQRGQSQSKESITKIMSILGAFAACVIAIVGPGVYYAISINTAQKALTTEAAFLAKSIEKNIHASPDLWEFESVGLKHFVSLPSIHGIDHELEIRNTAGEIVEKTDLTVSRPIISTSATFFDSGRLAGSIVVRHSIRTQIITTALIGILSSLFGCLLYFIFRTYPIRKLESTLIDLQRARDELEQRVADRTEELMLVNKELRAEITERKRVEKALQEGQQRQKAILDNIPDIAWLKDKESRFVSVNEPFGKSCGFKPEDLVGKTDLDIWPGDLAERYRTDDKEVMESGKRKQVEEPLTDDEGRSLWIETIKTPIYDEQGNVVGTAGIARDITKRKQAEEELKQTMESLRNALGTTIQVMVSVVEARDPYTAGHQVRSADLARAIATEMGLPQEKIDGIRMTGSIHDIGKLCIPSEILSKPVKLSEIEFSLIKEHSRSGYEILKDVESPWPLAEIVYQHHERMDGSGYPRNLKGDEIYGGPHHGCGRRGGSHVLTQALSSRLGH from the coding sequence ATGTCTTTTAGTTCCCAACGTGGCCAATCGCAATCGAAAGAATCAATAACGAAGATTATGAGCATCCTGGGCGCTTTTGCTGCTTGTGTTATTGCCATTGTAGGACCCGGTGTGTATTACGCTATTTCAATAAACACTGCGCAAAAGGCTCTTACGACAGAAGCTGCCTTTCTTGCAAAATCCATCGAAAAAAATATCCATGCCAGCCCGGATTTGTGGGAGTTCGAGAGCGTAGGGTTGAAGCATTTTGTCTCGCTACCTTCAATCCATGGAATCGATCATGAACTGGAAATTCGTAACACGGCCGGGGAAATTGTCGAAAAAACTGATCTTACAGTATCACGTCCAATAATTTCTACTTCAGCGACATTTTTTGACTCAGGACGACTTGCCGGTTCGATTGTAGTAAGACATTCCATTCGAACACAAATAATCACCACAGCTCTAATAGGAATTCTCAGTTCGCTATTCGGCTGCCTATTGTATTTTATTTTCCGCACCTATCCGATCAGAAAGCTTGAGAGCACCTTGATTGATTTGCAACGGGCACGCGATGAGCTGGAACAGCGTGTAGCGGATCGTACGGAAGAGTTGATGCTGGTTAATAAGGAGTTACGAGCAGAGATCACCGAGCGCAAGCGGGTGGAGAAGGCGCTGCAGGAGGGTCAACAACGACAGAAAGCCATCCTTGATAATATTCCTGATATTGCCTGGCTAAAGGATAAAGAAAGTCGGTTTGTTTCTGTAAACGAACCTTTTGGAAAATCATGCGGTTTTAAGCCAGAGGATTTAGTTGGCAAAACGGATTTAGATATATGGCCGGGGGATTTAGCTGAAAGGTATAGAACAGATGACAAAGAAGTCATGGAATCCGGCAAGCGTAAACAGGTTGAAGAGCCATTGACAGACGACGAAGGCAGATCTTTGTGGATAGAAACAATAAAAACGCCGATATATGATGAGCAGGGAAATGTCGTAGGGACTGCAGGAATCGCCCGCGATATCACCAAGCGCAAGCAGGCCGAAGAAGAGCTTAAACAGACCATGGAAAGTCTCAGAAATGCCCTTGGCACAACTATTCAGGTCATGGTATCGGTTGTGGAAGCAAGAGATCCCTATACGGCCGGTCACCAGGTTCGGTCTGCGGATCTGGCCCGTGCCATCGCCACGGAGATGGGATTACCCCAGGAGAAAATCGATGGAATCCGGATGACAGGTTCCATCCATGACATCGGGAAACTGTGCATCCCCTCAGAGATATTGTCTAAACCAGTAAAACTGTCGGAGATTGAGTTTTCCCTGATTAAAGAGCACTCCCGGAGTGGATATGAGATTCTGAAGGATGTGGAATCCCCCTGGCCCCTGGCAGAGATTGTCTACCAGCACCATGAACGGATGGATGGTTCAGGCTATCCAAGAAATCTGAAGGGGGATGAGATTTATGGAGGCCCGCATCATGGGTGTGGCCGACGTGGTGGAAGCCATGTCCTCACACAGGCCCTATCGTCCCGGCTTGGGCATTGA